The region TTTGCATGAGCAATGCCGGTTATCAAATCGTTGGCAAATTCAGAGGGATGAATTGAGCGATAAAATAATCTAAAATTATTTACTTTTCGAGTACGTATTCAACCACCAAGTTCACGAGGACACGAAGAATTTTGAATTTGACGAATGATCAAATAGAGTCATAGGCTGTGCAATGGAGGTGCATCGGAATTTAGGGCCTGGCCTATTAGAATCCGCTTATGAGCAATGTCTCGCAAGAGAATTCTCATTGGCCGATGTTAATTTTGAGATTAAAAATCCATACCCGTATCCTATAAAGGCATTCA is a window of bacterium DNA encoding:
- a CDS encoding GxxExxY protein — protein: MGCAMEVHRNLGPGLLESAYEQCLAREFSLADVNFEIKNPYPYPIKAF